TTACATGCATTAACAGTGTTTTTCCAGATCCTGTTGCGTTCTGTAATGATAATTTATTTAAATCATCGTAGGTAAAATATGAAATATTACTATAATCCAGCCATTTACTATTAAACTGATCGACATAGGTGTTTAGGGATTTTAATAAGAAATCCCTGTCTCCAAAGTATTTATCTAAATATATTTCTACAAAGAGTAATGATAGCCACTGGTAATATTTCCAGACAATTTTTCTATTTCTTCTCTCATTAATGGCCATAGTATGCCTTACGATGTTCTCTTCATATACTAATAACTGAGCTCTGGTTATTGGGTTTACTTCATCGAAAAAGAGTTCACTTTCTGTAAGTACATGGAAAAAATGATGTAGATTATCATGATCCAAACCTTCCATTTTAGAACCTTTTAACGATGTAGCCAGTTTATGAAATGGACGTGTTTTATCTTCTGATAGAGGATTTATGCCAAATTGAGTAAGTAACCACTGGTTTAATATTAGTTTATCCCTAAATTTATGTTGCTTAGGTCCTTTTGCTTTACTTTTTGCCATTATTTATGTTCCTTTTTACTGGAGGATTCTATCTTTTTCATCTCTCTATCTAGATCGCTCTCGAATAGTCTATCTTGAACTATTCTATATTTCTCAAATTCACTATGTGCAAACTCTTTTGCTATTTGTGCTGATATGGTTCCTGCATCCTGGAGTATTTCTCTATCATCAAACTCTAGGAACTGATCCAGTCTTTTTGACCAATCTTCCATGGTCATGGTAATTTTTCTAAGAGCTCTACCTTCTGCAAGCTCAAGGTATGCATTAACAATTCTACTAAGTCCATCTATCTCTTGTTTAGTTAGATAATTTTTGGCAACAGATACATCTGTTTTTACAATCTTTCCATCTGGGGAGTTTTTCCATGAAGTAAGCCCCATATTAGATTTGTCACTATCTGCCCTTTCTTTTATTAATTCTGAAGCAGTATGTCCATGTATAGCAAAATGTAGTTTGTTTTGAACCTTAGAGAAAAATTCTTTGGTTAGTGGTGCATTTTTATTGTAATCTACACTTGTTGCATAAATATCAGCAATTTTTTGGTAAAACCTTCTTTCTGAAAGTCTTATCTCTCTAATTTCTGCTAAAAGATGTTCAAAATAATCTTCACCAAGGAAAGAACCATTTTCCATTCGCTCTTTATCTATAACAAAACCTTTAATTGCAAACTCTCTTAGTATCTGGGTAGCCCACTGTCTAAACTGTGTTGCACGGACAGAATTCACCCTATATCCAACAGATATAATTGCATCGAGATTATAATGTTTTGTGTTATAATTTTTTCCATCAGAGGCAGTTATCCGGAAATCCCGGATAACTGAATCGATGTTTAATTCCTCTGATTTAAATATGTTTTTAAGGTGCTCGTTAATAGTTCTAACATCTACATTAAATAGTTGTGCCATTAGTTTTTGAGTTAACCAAATAGTATTATCTTCATACCTAGATTCGATACTCTTTTCACCTGATTGTGCAGTAAATATTAGAAATTCAGCTGTAGAGTTACGAATTAATTTCTGTTTAGAATCATCACTTTCTGGCATTAGGAGTTATCCCCTGTATCCCACATTTTTTTATGAAACTCTTCTTCTATTAACCGAACTTTCCAGTTCTCATCATCCTGTTTTAAATTAGGTAGATTATTAGAACCGTTAATATATATAGTATCAAATTCAAAATCTGTAGTAGATAGTCTATATTTCTTAAACCATTCATCTAACATTAAATTATCTTCTTCTAAATTACCTGTAAGGTTTCTCCAAACTATTAATACCTTCTCTTTTAGTCCATTATTAGGACTATTAGAGTTAGCAGGAACCCAACCTTCTATTTTTCTAAATAACCACTTACCTGTTTCAGATAGAGTAATTTTCCCATCTAATACAAGTTTTGTATGTTGATCTTCAGGTAGTTCAGGATCTGGATTTCGAATAAAACTAGCACTAAATGATTGTGTTCGTGCCATATTCTCCAAACGTAGCCCAATTAAATAGTTAAATGTCTCAATTATATCTATATTTTTTGTTACTTGTTCATCACTCCCTGGCTTTTTAACTTTAAGAGAATATCCAAATGGATTAGAAAAATTATCAATATTTAATAATGACTGACTTCCCCTAGTCTCTACATCTAACATATAACGAAGCATATAATCTTCCCGTAAAGAGTTATTCTTCTCCATTAATCTATTACGATTAGTATCTTCATCAAAGGATAGATTATTAAGTGTATCTTCATAGGATTCTAAACGTAGATATTTAAAACACTGTGATATTCCACTATCCCGAGAAACTGGTTTACCATCTTTCCAATCTGTAGAGTAAATAACCTTAACTATTCGTGGTTTAGTGACTGTATCAAAATAGTCACCCATCTCAACAAGGATAAACTTACGGTTACCACCATCTTCACGATTAAGATTGATAACAGCATGACCTGTAGTTCCTGAACCAGCGAAGTAGTCTAAATATAGGGAAGAATCTCCTATTTTTAATAAATAGCCAATTAAATCCTTTGGTTTAGGATAACTAAAATATATTTTCATGTGTTCTAGTTCATATTTCATCTTTTCTGTTGTAGTAAAATTTCTTAATACAGAAACAATATTTCTTGAAGCTTCTTTTTCCTTTATATAATAAACCGTACCTTTTTCTGATAAATAAAATGCTATAACTCCATCCTCGTCATAGTAAGAAACACAATCATTTTCTATAAACTTCTGAAGTTTATTTAAATTTGCCCAGCCAGCTGAAACCTTTAAAGGAGCTAATAATTTACCACCAGAGAAATAAGCATCATTGAATTTTATAGGAAAATTTACATTATATTTTTTGTTTAAATTACGTGGATAATATGACAAACTTCCTAATTCATCAAAATACCCAACAGATGGAACATCTTTATTAATAATACCTTCATTACCTTTAACAGGAAAACCAATAGGTAAAGTTACCTCTGAATAAGGATTTGCAACACCATTTTTTGTGATAGAATTTTCTGCTATATTCTTCCAAAGATTACTTTCTTTCCTTGTGTTCGGGTCTATAACATTCCCATATGTAGATTTAGGTGTTTTCTGGGCCAGAGTAATGTATTCATGGTTAACTTTAACTTCAAACTGATTATCTGTACGGCCATCAGTATTCCAAATAAGATTTGTTTTGAAATAAAATGTGTTTTGAAATAAAAGATTTTTTAGGTGATCATTTTCATTATCATCGTTGCTAATAAACAATAAAGAATCCGTAGACAATATTGTCTTAACCTTTGATAAAGAAGAATTCATTAGTGAACTCCAGGTAGAACTTCTATACCCATCTTTATATATAAAACCATCTTTCCCTGTATTATACGGAGGATCAATATAAACACACTTAACCTGTTCTCTATATCTGTCTTGTAATAAATTTAATGCCTGAAAGTTTTCTGAATGTATTAATAACCCATCACATTGTTCATCAAAATCATTTATAGATTCAATAAGTTTTGCTTTGAAATCTTCTGAGAAGAAGGCTGTATCTAAGACTAACTTATCATTAGTTTTTAGGAAATCTATAGTTAATGGATTTGTATATGATGGAGTTGTATTAGTTAATAGATCACCATTTGTACCTTGTATATCATCTATAGCAAATAGTTTTATCCACTCTTCTCTTTGTTCGTTGTTATCTGCTATTTCCTGATATAACTCTTTAGGAACTCTATCAAGGGTTATACAGTAGTTTGTTTCTGTTACAAACTTCTTTTTAAGCCACAGTTTTTTCTGGAAGTCCTCTAGTTGAGCAAGGAACTCTATAAGTTTTGTTGATATTTTTCTAATTACTTTTATTTTTGCTAAGTAACTCTCTACAGTTGGTGCTTCTGCATTTTCTATGTCATCAAGATTCATAACTTCATTTTTAATATAAAAATCTAACTCTCTTTTAAGGAAGCCACTTAAATCTTTATGTATAAAATAATCGCAGGTATTTCTTGCCGTATATTGGTTTATATATTTTACAAGTATAGGACGATTAGGGGATTTATCTGTTGGTGCTTTTAATGAAAGTAAGTCTTTGTATTGTTTCGATCCTTCTAGGTTTTCAAGGGTATCTAAGACTATTTTACCAATATTTAGATTAGGTAAATCGCCTTTATTAATACCTTTACCATAAATTTCTTTTAATTCTTTTTCAGTTTTTGCATCAACATCGTTCTTTCCACCTGGGAGAGTTTTATATTCAAAGTTTATTACAAGTTCTTGTTTCTCATTAAATTCTACAGGACTTCCATCGTATAAAACAAAGAATCTTTTTTTATCTTCAGTTGCTTTAACATTACCATGTTCACCCTCTGCGGCATCTACAATTCTAAAGTGAACCTTTAGGGATTCAGGAATAGAGAGAGAACTTCTCTCTAATTCACTCATTTTTTTAATATCTGCAGATTGAGTTATATCAAAAGTAAAGTTAGAGAAATATTCTGCTGTTTTAATATAATACTGGTCAGCATTTGCCCAGTGAAGTTTAACTTCCTCTCCATTATAAGGAATAGAAAATGGTGCAGCTTTTCCGCTGTTCTCTTTACTATAATAACGTCTTGAGATAAAGTCACCCTCATCGTAATAACGTTCAAAAAAACGATATAAATGATCGTAAACATCGGCTTCTGCACCAGCAGAACTTAAAATAGCATCATATTTTTTTCTAGCCTCTTTTACCCCATCTGTTAATTCTGGGTCTGGAGCACCATATTTTATTGCTTGCTCAATTGCTTTATGAATCTCATCGGAGACTTCTGTTTTTCTATTTTCATCAACCTGCCCAAATGCATCCTCAATAATTTGAAGTAAATCCTTATCTATAAAAGTAGATATTTGTTCTGCTTTTGCATGCATTATTCTATAAAAACCAAAATCTAGGTCAGGTTGATCTAATTGAAATAGTTCTGTTAGCTTATTTAAAAGTTTTTTCTTGTATTTTTCTGTAGTAACCATGTTATATCTCCTAAATTAAACAACAACCCAACGGATTGTAAATAAATCGTCTATTTTTGTTTTTTGTACCATTCTTTTTGTCAATTGAAGAACTAAAGAGTCTCGCTTTTCTGATATTTCATCTTCAACTTCAAATATCTTTTGCTGTTGAGTTCTACGTATTTTTTCAAGGGATTTTAACTCATTTTGTAATTCTGCCTGATCCTGTATGTTCTCAGCTAATCTCACATTTCTTCTTATCTCAGCTATTTGCCGTTTAGTATCATCCATCTCTTTAGACGCTGCTTTTTCCATGTCTTCTGCCCATTTATCCAACTGGATACAAGCTTCTGACAAGTGCTTATTATTTTCTTCAAGATTTTTAGCAATTGTAGATTGAATATGACATTCACTATCCTGCTTTAATCTTTTAATAATATCATCTGGAATTGTTATATCATCTTTTTCGTAACCTATACAATTGAAAATCTTTTCACAAGTCTCCTGGGATAAGTTTTTACCAAAATTATCAAATCCGCTAAAAAGCAGATATTCTTCAACTTCGAAGGATAAAACTTCTAATTTTTGCAATATTAACCAACCAGATTTACCCTTTAAATTTTCAACAAGACTAATTTTAGTGGGATTATTTGTTATGTCAAAATAGACAACCTTAGAATCTCCACTGTATTTAGATGCAATAGAGAGTACATTTTCACCAAGAGGGTGACTTAATCTGTAAAGAAATTCGTTATTTTGTATATCCCTATTTTTTGTAACAAGATTATATGTTCCAACTCTAATATTATTTTTTTGTGGTTCATGTAAATTAAAGCTATAATTTATATCATTAAAGTCTGCTTCTTTATTTAAAACATATTTTGTAACATCCCAGAATAGTTTTCCTATTTTATCTAGTTTATCTTTAGCTCCTGCAAGGTTTACTTTTAAACGTTCATGGACATCTTCATCGAAGTTTTCAAGGAGAGTCTTCCTTGTATCTGTCATTCTAGCCTGTATTGTTTGATCTAATTCATCTTGTAATTTTTTAAAGGCCGATTTAATCTCTTTTTCACTTCTGCATTCCTGATAAATTTCCAACACTCTTCTTTCAAAGTCAACACCGGATTCTATACTTCCTAAAACATCATCAGATGCGCCAAAAACTCCACTAAATAGATTGAACTTTTGATCTAGTAGTTCGTAAACTCTTATATCAGCTTGGTTTTTCTCATTTAAAAAATTAATTACTACAACATCAAATTTCTGCCCATAACGGTGACAACGACCAATTCTCTGCTCAATTCGTTGGGGATTCCATGGTAAATCATAATTTACAAGTAAGGAACAAAATTGCATATTTAAGCCTTCAGCTCCTGCTTCAGTTGCAATAAGAATCTTTGCATCATTTTTAAAAAAATCAAGAATTGCAGCACGCATATCTATTTGCCTTGAACCTGTTATTCTCCCTGTATCTTTATTATCATTAACCCAATTAGCATAAATTGTTTTATTTAATTCACTTTTGTTAGTTCCATTAAATGTAACTACTTTATTGGCATAACCATTATTTTCAAGATATGTATATAACCAGTCCTGACTACGTCTTGATTCGGTAAAGATAACAGCTTTTTCAGCTGCACCCATTTCTAACATTTGTTCAAAACCAATATCTAAGGCTGTTAAAAGAGCTTTAGTTTTTGTATCTACCCCAATATCTTCAGCCCAGTGGATATAACTCTCTATTTCTTTTATCTCTTCTTTTAGTTTTTTTATCTCAATAATTTTCTTAGTATTTAAATCATCAGTTGGAGCAATATCTTGTTTTTCAGAATATTCATCATCATCTTCTAAGATTTCATCTAATAGATCAGAATCAATATCGTCTTCTGCAATTAGGATTTCTGTAAAGTTTGCACTTTCTTTGGTATTGTCGTAAAGTTTTACAAGCCTATCTTTTATTATATTTAGGGTTCCAATGAGAGCTATTGGAGATGATGAGAGTACTTTTCTAATAAGCATTATTAACAAGTGCTTTTGTCTAATTGGGAAAGCATAGGTATCGTCACGCATTAGATAATCTGAAATTTCAACATACAATTTATGTTCTTGTTCTGTTGGCTTAAATGGTCTGGTGATTAAATTTCTTTTTGTATAAGGGACATATTCAACAACTTGACTTCTTAGGGTTCTACTACAAAAACTTTGTAGACGGTCCCGTAGAGTGCTAAGATCCCCGCCATTATTTATAAACTGTGACCTGAATGAGGATAAATCTCCAAAAATATTTTCGTCAATAATAGTAGATAACCCATACAGCTCTAAAAGGGAGTTTTGTAAAGGTGTAGCTGTTAATAGTATTTTTTTTCTACCTAAAGTAGCAAGTTTTACTGCTTGCCCTATTCTATTGCTTTCACGGTATGCATTTCTTAATTTATGTGCTTCATCAATTACAACTAGATCCCAGGGTATTGAAGTTACTTCTATAGATTTGCTTGCTATAAAATTCATGGAACAAATAATAATTTTTTTTTCATGGAATGGATTTGGGTTTCCTCTCTTTTGGATATCTTTAAATGTTTTAGAATCCAATATTTGGGAAGGTAGATTAAATTTCTCTTCCATTTCCACAGCCCACTGTTTTCTTAAAGAGGCTGGGCAAATTACTATAATGCATCTTTTATTCTCGGACCAACTTTGACATAGGACTAAACCGGCTTCTATAGTTTTACCTAGCCCTACTTCATCTGCTAATAGTACACCTTTAGATAGTGGTGATCTTAGGGCAAACATTGCAGCTTCGATTTGGTGTGGATTTAAATCAACACAAGCATCAAAAAGTGCTTTACCTAGTCGGTCTACGCCGTTACCACCAACTCTATTCAGTTCATGGGCATAATATTTTACATGATATTTTGTTAGTTTGGAATCATTCATTTTTAATTATTACCCCTTGAACTATGTTTTTTAAATTTGTATTAGTAAAATCCTTACATTAAAATAGTAAGCTGCATGTTTTAATAGTTTACAATAATTATTAAATTCAGTGAACCATATTTTTTGGCTATGATTTAATACAAATTGTCTTTTTTAATCCTATTTACTAAAATCTAAATATGTTAGATAGTAACTCTTGTT
Above is a genomic segment from Thiospirochaeta perfilievii containing:
- a CDS encoding virulence RhuM family protein, with product MPESDDSKQKLIRNSTAEFLIFTAQSGEKSIESRYEDNTIWLTQKLMAQLFNVDVRTINEHLKNIFKSEELNIDSVIRDFRITASDGKNYNTKHYNLDAIISVGYRVNSVRATQFRQWATQILREFAIKGFVIDKERMENGSFLGEDYFEHLLAEIREIRLSERRFYQKIADIYATSVDYNKNAPLTKEFFSKVQNKLHFAIHGHTASELIKERADSDKSNMGLTSWKNSPDGKIVKTDVSVAKNYLTKQEIDGLSRIVNAYLELAEGRALRKITMTMEDWSKRLDQFLEFDDREILQDAGTISAQIAKEFAHSEFEKYRIVQDRLFESDLDREMKKIESSSKKEHK
- a CDS encoding site-specific DNA-methyltransferase, whose protein sequence is MVTTEKYKKKLLNKLTELFQLDQPDLDFGFYRIMHAKAEQISTFIDKDLLQIIEDAFGQVDENRKTEVSDEIHKAIEQAIKYGAPDPELTDGVKEARKKYDAILSSAGAEADVYDHLYRFFERYYDEGDFISRRYYSKENSGKAAPFSIPYNGEEVKLHWANADQYYIKTAEYFSNFTFDITQSADIKKMSELERSSLSIPESLKVHFRIVDAAEGEHGNVKATEDKKRFFVLYDGSPVEFNEKQELVINFEYKTLPGGKNDVDAKTEKELKEIYGKGINKGDLPNLNIGKIVLDTLENLEGSKQYKDLLSLKAPTDKSPNRPILVKYINQYTARNTCDYFIHKDLSGFLKRELDFYIKNEVMNLDDIENAEAPTVESYLAKIKVIRKISTKLIEFLAQLEDFQKKLWLKKKFVTETNYCITLDRVPKELYQEIADNNEQREEWIKLFAIDDIQGTNGDLLTNTTPSYTNPLTIDFLKTNDKLVLDTAFFSEDFKAKLIESINDFDEQCDGLLIHSENFQALNLLQDRYREQVKCVYIDPPYNTGKDGFIYKDGYRSSTWSSLMNSSLSKVKTILSTDSLLFISNDDNENDHLKNLLFQNTFYFKTNLIWNTDGRTDNQFEVKVNHEYITLAQKTPKSTYGNVIDPNTRKESNLWKNIAENSITKNGVANPYSEVTLPIGFPVKGNEGIINKDVPSVGYFDELGSLSYYPRNLNKKYNVNFPIKFNDAYFSGGKLLAPLKVSAGWANLNKLQKFIENDCVSYYDEDGVIAFYLSEKGTVYYIKEKEASRNIVSVLRNFTTTEKMKYELEHMKIYFSYPKPKDLIGYLLKIGDSSLYLDYFAGSGTTGHAVINLNREDGGNRKFILVEMGDYFDTVTKPRIVKVIYSTDWKDGKPVSRDSGISQCFKYLRLESYEDTLNNLSFDEDTNRNRLMEKNNSLREDYMLRYMLDVETRGSQSLLNIDNFSNPFGYSLKVKKPGSDEQVTKNIDIIETFNYLIGLRLENMARTQSFSASFIRNPDPELPEDQHTKLVLDGKITLSETGKWLFRKIEGWVPANSNSPNNGLKEKVLIVWRNLTGNLEEDNLMLDEWFKKYRLSTTDFEFDTIYINGSNNLPNLKQDDENWKVRLIEEEFHKKMWDTGDNS
- a CDS encoding SNF2-related protein; the encoded protein is MNDSKLTKYHVKYYAHELNRVGGNGVDRLGKALFDACVDLNPHQIEAAMFALRSPLSKGVLLADEVGLGKTIEAGLVLCQSWSENKRCIIVICPASLRKQWAVEMEEKFNLPSQILDSKTFKDIQKRGNPNPFHEKKIIICSMNFIASKSIEVTSIPWDLVVIDEAHKLRNAYRESNRIGQAVKLATLGRKKILLTATPLQNSLLELYGLSTIIDENIFGDLSSFRSQFINNGGDLSTLRDRLQSFCSRTLRSQVVEYVPYTKRNLITRPFKPTEQEHKLYVEISDYLMRDDTYAFPIRQKHLLIMLIRKVLSSSPIALIGTLNIIKDRLVKLYDNTKESANFTEILIAEDDIDSDLLDEILEDDDEYSEKQDIAPTDDLNTKKIIEIKKLKEEIKEIESYIHWAEDIGVDTKTKALLTALDIGFEQMLEMGAAEKAVIFTESRRSQDWLYTYLENNGYANKVVTFNGTNKSELNKTIYANWVNDNKDTGRITGSRQIDMRAAILDFFKNDAKILIATEAGAEGLNMQFCSLLVNYDLPWNPQRIEQRIGRCHRYGQKFDVVVINFLNEKNQADIRVYELLDQKFNLFSGVFGASDDVLGSIESGVDFERRVLEIYQECRSEKEIKSAFKKLQDELDQTIQARMTDTRKTLLENFDEDVHERLKVNLAGAKDKLDKIGKLFWDVTKYVLNKEADFNDINYSFNLHEPQKNNIRVGTYNLVTKNRDIQNNEFLYRLSHPLGENVLSIASKYSGDSKVVYFDITNNPTKISLVENLKGKSGWLILQKLEVLSFEVEEYLLFSGFDNFGKNLSQETCEKIFNCIGYEKDDITIPDDIIKRLKQDSECHIQSTIAKNLEENNKHLSEACIQLDKWAEDMEKAASKEMDDTKRQIAEIRRNVRLAENIQDQAELQNELKSLEKIRRTQQQKIFEVEDEISEKRDSLVLQLTKRMVQKTKIDDLFTIRWVVV